The following coding sequences lie in one Variovorax terrae genomic window:
- a CDS encoding DUF938 domain-containing protein gives MSGAQHSPAAERNRQPILEVLRELLPAHGRALEIASGTGQHVAWFAAALPGWNWQPTDADAGVLPSIAAWCAEAPVPNVRAPQRLDVMAPTWPAFDGPFDAIYCANLLHIAPWATCAALMQGAARHLAPRGQLILYGPYLQEGVPTSPGNLAFDRSLRERNPAWGLRRLDEVARQAALAGLPLASRFQMPAHNLLLAFKRQGASPPVQPVS, from the coding sequence ATGTCCGGCGCCCAGCACAGCCCCGCGGCCGAACGCAACCGCCAGCCCATCCTCGAGGTGCTGCGCGAGTTGCTGCCCGCCCACGGGCGGGCGCTGGAGATCGCCAGCGGCACGGGCCAGCATGTGGCCTGGTTCGCGGCAGCCCTGCCCGGTTGGAACTGGCAGCCCACCGACGCGGACGCCGGCGTATTGCCGTCCATCGCCGCCTGGTGCGCCGAGGCCCCTGTGCCCAACGTGCGCGCGCCGCAGCGGCTGGATGTGATGGCGCCCACCTGGCCGGCCTTCGATGGGCCGTTCGATGCGATCTACTGCGCCAACCTGCTGCACATCGCCCCCTGGGCCACCTGCGCCGCGCTGATGCAGGGCGCGGCGCGCCATCTCGCGCCGCGCGGCCAGCTGATCCTCTACGGCCCCTATCTGCAGGAGGGCGTGCCGACCTCGCCCGGCAACCTAGCCTTTGACCGGAGCCTGCGCGAGCGCAACCCGGCCTGGGGCTTGCGCCGACTCGACGAGGTGGCCCGGCAGGCGGCGCTGGCCGGCCTGCCGCTGGCATCACGCTTTCAGATGCCGGCCCATAATCTGCTGCTGGCCTTCAAACGCCAGGGCGCTTCACCCCCCGTTCAACCCGTCTCCTGA